A stretch of Catenulispora sp. GP43 DNA encodes these proteins:
- a CDS encoding bifunctional RNase H/acid phosphatase encodes MVHTLIVEADGASRGNPGPASYGALVADAATGEVLAELAEGLGVVTNNVAEYRGLIAGLRAAYALDPGAEVEVRMDSKLAVQQMSGVWQIKHPDIRPLAVQARTAFPRAGAVRYTWVPRAENKRADALANLALDDPAAAAAKVAEAQTLIAVTRAAREVAGSSASGGESASGGGSGSGGGSVSGGESASGGRSSTGSATHHQPSWSPAPDMGPPTTLLLLRHGATPLTAERRFSGAGDPELADTGLLQAAAVARRLAARGGIDAIVASPLQRTVQTAQAVADALGLPVETDPGFRETDFGLWDGHSFAEVRERWPAEHRAWLASTAVAPPGGESFDAVTDRVLAARDALLARHARRTVLVVSHVTPIKTLIRDALGAPPESLYAMELSPASLSVVTCYADGRSSMRLFNDTAHLAG; translated from the coding sequence ATGGTGCACACGCTCATCGTCGAGGCCGACGGCGCCTCCCGCGGCAACCCCGGGCCGGCCTCGTACGGCGCCCTGGTCGCCGACGCCGCCACCGGCGAGGTCCTGGCCGAACTCGCCGAGGGCCTCGGCGTGGTGACCAACAACGTCGCGGAGTACCGCGGCCTGATCGCCGGCCTGCGCGCCGCCTACGCCCTGGACCCCGGCGCCGAGGTCGAGGTGCGCATGGACTCCAAGCTCGCGGTCCAGCAGATGAGCGGGGTGTGGCAGATCAAGCACCCCGACATCAGGCCGCTCGCGGTGCAGGCGCGCACGGCGTTCCCGCGTGCCGGCGCGGTGCGCTACACGTGGGTGCCGCGCGCGGAGAACAAGCGGGCTGACGCGCTGGCGAACCTGGCGCTGGACGATCCGGCGGCGGCCGCGGCGAAGGTGGCCGAGGCGCAGACGCTGATCGCGGTCACCCGGGCGGCCAGAGAGGTCGCAGGCAGCTCGGCTTCAGGTGGAGAGTCGGCTTCTGGAGGCGGCTCGGGTTCCGGCGGGGGCTCGGTTTCCGGAGGCGAGTCGGCTTCCGGCGGCCGGTCGAGCACCGGATCGGCGACGCACCACCAACCCAGCTGGTCCCCGGCCCCCGACATGGGCCCGCCGACCACCCTCCTGCTCCTGCGCCACGGCGCCACCCCGCTCACCGCCGAGCGGCGCTTCTCCGGCGCCGGCGACCCCGAACTCGCCGACACCGGCCTGCTCCAGGCCGCCGCCGTCGCCCGCCGCCTGGCCGCACGCGGCGGCATCGACGCCATCGTCGCCTCGCCGCTGCAGCGCACCGTCCAGACCGCGCAGGCCGTTGCCGACGCGCTCGGCCTGCCGGTCGAGACCGACCCCGGCTTCCGGGAGACCGACTTCGGGCTCTGGGACGGCCACAGCTTCGCCGAGGTCCGCGAGCGCTGGCCCGCCGAGCACCGCGCGTGGCTGGCCTCCACCGCCGTCGCGCCGCCGGGCGGAGAGTCCTTCGACGCCGTCACCGACCGCGTGCTGGCCGCGCGCGACGCCCTGCTGGCCCGGCACGCGCGGCGCACCGTCCTGGTCGTCTCGCACGTCACCCCCATCAAAACCCTGATCCGCGACGCGCTCGGTGCTCCGCCGGAGTCCTTGTACGCCATGGAACTCTCACCGGCTTCGCTGTCGGTCGTCACGTGTTATGCCGACGGCCGCAGTTCGATGCGCCTGTTCAACGACACCGCGCATCTGGC
- a CDS encoding zinc ribbon domain-containing protein produces the protein MNANPADQLRLLDLHGLDVRLAQLAHKRRTLPELAEAEKVDRRLADLRDVLVAAETAEGDVAREQKKAEADVEQVVNRATRDRQMLESGRGSAKDLENIQHELQTLARRQSDLEDVVLEVMERRETAQTRVAEMTVQRDEAQARRDEVGAALAKASEEIDRDVTAVTAERATTAGVIPEDLLALYERIRSDNGVGAAAIRQRRCDGCRLELDISEVNAIKAAAADQVLRHDSCGSILVRVPDSGI, from the coding sequence CTGAACGCGAACCCCGCCGACCAGCTCCGTCTGTTGGACCTGCACGGCCTGGACGTGCGCCTGGCGCAGCTGGCGCACAAGCGGCGCACCCTGCCGGAGCTGGCCGAGGCCGAGAAGGTGGACCGGCGCCTGGCGGACCTGCGCGACGTCCTGGTCGCCGCCGAGACCGCAGAGGGCGACGTGGCGCGCGAGCAGAAGAAGGCCGAGGCCGACGTCGAGCAGGTGGTGAACCGCGCCACCCGGGACCGGCAGATGCTGGAGTCCGGCCGCGGCTCGGCCAAGGACCTGGAGAACATCCAGCACGAGTTGCAGACCCTGGCCCGGCGCCAGTCCGACCTGGAGGACGTGGTCCTGGAGGTCATGGAGCGCCGTGAGACGGCCCAGACCCGGGTCGCGGAGATGACCGTGCAGCGCGACGAGGCCCAGGCCCGCCGCGACGAGGTGGGCGCGGCCCTGGCCAAGGCCTCCGAGGAGATCGACCGGGACGTCACGGCCGTCACCGCCGAGCGCGCCACCACCGCCGGCGTCATCCCGGAGGACCTGCTGGCGCTCTACGAGCGCATCCGCTCCGACAACGGCGTGGGCGCCGCGGCCATCCGCCAGCGCCGCTGCGACGGCTGCCGCCTGGAGCTGGACATCAGCGAGGTCAACGCCATCAAGGCGGCCGCGGCCGACCAGGTCTTGCGCCACGACTCCTGCGGCAGCATCCTGGTGCGCGTCCCGGACTCGGGCATCTAG
- a CDS encoding Nif3-like dinuclear metal center hexameric protein — protein sequence MPQPAATDVETAAPTLREVVAILERVYDPSWAEPWDAVGLVCGDPDEPVSTVAFAVDPVAAVIDEALERGADLLVTHHPLFLRGVHGVPATTFKGRLVHRLIRGGTALFTAHTNADSADPGVSDALARALELHELRPLEPRASNPELGIGRVGELAEAEPLSAFAARVAAALPATAGGVRVAGDPDRPVRRVAVCGGAGDSLFGAVRASGADAYVTADLRHHPASEALEAGGPALVDVAHWASEWPWLDHAAQTLRSTLGAAGTNVETYVSTLVTDPWTAHLSAGS from the coding sequence ATGCCGCAACCCGCCGCCACCGACGTGGAAACCGCCGCGCCGACCCTCCGTGAGGTCGTCGCGATCCTGGAGCGGGTGTACGACCCCTCCTGGGCCGAGCCGTGGGACGCGGTCGGGCTGGTGTGCGGCGACCCGGACGAACCGGTCAGCACCGTCGCCTTCGCCGTGGACCCGGTGGCCGCGGTGATCGACGAGGCCCTGGAGCGCGGTGCCGACCTGCTGGTCACCCACCACCCGCTGTTCCTGCGCGGCGTCCACGGCGTCCCGGCGACGACTTTCAAGGGCCGCCTGGTCCACCGGCTCATCCGCGGCGGCACCGCGCTGTTCACCGCGCACACCAACGCCGACTCCGCCGACCCCGGCGTCTCCGACGCCCTGGCCCGGGCCCTGGAACTGCACGAGCTGCGGCCCCTGGAGCCGCGCGCGTCGAACCCGGAGCTGGGCATCGGCCGGGTCGGCGAGCTGGCCGAGGCCGAGCCGCTGAGCGCCTTCGCCGCGCGGGTGGCGGCCGCGCTGCCGGCCACCGCCGGCGGGGTGCGGGTGGCCGGGGATCCGGACCGTCCGGTGCGCCGGGTGGCGGTATGCGGCGGAGCGGGGGACTCGCTTTTCGGCGCCGTGCGTGCCTCCGGGGCCGACGCCTACGTCACCGCCGACCTGAGGCACCACCCGGCCTCCGAGGCGCTGGAGGCCGGGGGACCAGCGCTGGTGGACGTGGCGCACTGGGCCAGCGAGTGGCCGTGGTTGGACCACGCTGCTCAGACGCTGCGTTCCACGCTGGGCGCCGCCGGTACTAACGTGGAGACGTACGTCTCCACGCTGGTCACCGATCCGTGGACCGCGCACCTGTCGGCAGGCTCTTAG
- a CDS encoding NADP-dependent oxidoreductase — translation MRAVGVKDYGATPELLEVAKPAAGPGQVLVRVEAAGVNPVDTIIASGRFGRPPLPLVMGVDFAGRVEAVGKGVTRYAVGDPVFGRAAGTYAQYVAVDENGPLSPAPDALELKTAAALPTAGLTALGILDAARVRGGESLLLIGAAGGVGTFLTQLASARDARVLAVTRGDESVRLGLSGAAVTIDATAEDVAGRVRGEEYPEGVDVLVDLVSKDPEAFEANKKLVHDGGVAVSTRGATREHGTVQSGVEEIAFGVKPSAELLAALAELVDAGTLRVFVEEEVPLEQAPQAVARIQHGGARGKTIIKP, via the coding sequence ATGCGCGCGGTCGGTGTGAAGGACTACGGGGCCACGCCCGAACTGCTCGAGGTGGCCAAGCCGGCCGCCGGACCGGGACAGGTCCTGGTGCGGGTCGAGGCCGCCGGGGTGAACCCGGTGGACACGATCATCGCCTCCGGCCGCTTCGGCCGCCCGCCGCTTCCGCTGGTGATGGGCGTGGACTTCGCCGGCCGGGTGGAGGCCGTCGGTAAGGGCGTCACCCGCTACGCGGTCGGCGACCCGGTCTTCGGCCGCGCCGCCGGCACCTACGCCCAATATGTGGCCGTCGACGAGAACGGCCCGCTGAGCCCGGCCCCGGACGCCCTGGAGCTCAAGACCGCCGCCGCGCTGCCGACCGCCGGGCTGACCGCGCTGGGCATCCTGGACGCCGCCCGGGTCCGGGGCGGCGAGAGCCTGCTGCTGATCGGCGCGGCCGGCGGCGTGGGCACCTTCCTGACCCAGCTGGCCTCGGCCCGCGACGCCCGGGTGCTGGCGGTGACCCGGGGCGATGAGAGCGTGCGGCTGGGCCTGTCCGGCGCGGCGGTCACCATCGACGCCACCGCCGAGGACGTCGCCGGCCGCGTCCGGGGCGAGGAGTATCCCGAGGGCGTGGACGTGCTGGTGGACCTGGTGTCGAAGGACCCGGAGGCGTTCGAGGCGAACAAGAAGCTGGTCCACGACGGCGGCGTCGCGGTCAGCACCCGCGGCGCGACGCGCGAGCACGGCACGGTGCAGTCCGGCGTGGAGGAGATCGCCTTCGGCGTGAAGCCCAGCGCCGAACTGCTGGCGGCCCTGGCCGAGCTGGTCGACGCCGGCACGCTGCGGGTGTTCGTGGAGGAGGAGGTGCCGCTGGAGCAGGCGCCGCAGGCCGTGGCCCGGATCCAACATGGCGGGGCGCGTGGGAAGACGATCATCAAGCCCTGA
- a CDS encoding isochorismatase family protein: MTTALVLVDLMPRLLELPVAPHTGPEILDRSLRLAEAFRAAGRPVVLIRVDRPNVAEQPPGSGFAEGLVRPGDVTVVKRSIGAFATTDLDARLKELGATTLVFGGLMTTMGVESTARVASDLDYELVFVEDAMAAPTAEEHEVAVRVVLPRFGEVVTSADYLQQ, from the coding sequence GTGACCACAGCCCTCGTCCTCGTCGACCTCATGCCGCGCCTGCTCGAGCTGCCGGTGGCCCCGCACACCGGACCCGAGATCCTCGACCGGTCCCTGCGTCTGGCCGAAGCGTTCCGCGCCGCCGGCCGGCCGGTCGTGCTGATCCGCGTCGACCGGCCGAACGTGGCCGAGCAGCCGCCCGGCAGCGGCTTCGCCGAGGGCCTGGTGCGGCCCGGCGACGTGACCGTGGTCAAGCGCAGCATCGGGGCGTTCGCCACCACCGACCTGGACGCCCGCCTGAAGGAGCTCGGCGCCACCACCCTGGTCTTCGGCGGCCTGATGACCACCATGGGCGTGGAGTCCACGGCGCGCGTCGCCTCCGACCTGGACTACGAGCTCGTGTTCGTCGAGGACGCGATGGCCGCGCCGACCGCCGAGGAGCACGAGGTCGCGGTGCGGGTGGTGCTGCCGCGCTTCGGGGAGGTCGTGACGAGCGCGGATTATCTTCAGCAGTAA
- a CDS encoding zinc ribbon domain-containing protein: MADTDTLWFSNNHRDYSNQYGNDAGFEFEFYCQRCSDTWRSGFEPYKAARAAGWIRRAANMAHGATSSIGWDVANGVDGLVESGWHKARDASFKEAIVAAEKHFNRCGRCTSYVCVRCYSPDRGLCTNCAPDLAAEVESARTHGLVDAATTKAREVGASMAAEVDVTTQKQLVCHACGHETHGAKFCPECGVKQGAPGTCGGCGSEVGMNAKFCPECGQPR; encoded by the coding sequence ATGGCCGACACAGACACGTTGTGGTTCAGCAACAACCATCGGGACTATTCGAACCAGTACGGCAACGACGCCGGATTCGAGTTCGAGTTCTACTGCCAGCGCTGCAGCGACACCTGGCGCAGCGGCTTCGAGCCGTACAAGGCGGCCCGCGCCGCCGGCTGGATCCGCCGGGCCGCGAACATGGCGCACGGCGCCACGTCCTCGATCGGCTGGGACGTCGCCAACGGCGTCGACGGCCTGGTGGAGAGCGGCTGGCACAAGGCGCGCGACGCCTCGTTCAAGGAGGCGATCGTCGCCGCCGAGAAGCACTTCAACCGCTGCGGCCGCTGTACTTCCTACGTCTGCGTGCGCTGCTACAGCCCGGACCGGGGCCTGTGCACGAACTGCGCGCCGGACCTGGCCGCCGAGGTCGAGTCGGCACGCACCCACGGCCTGGTCGACGCGGCCACCACGAAGGCCCGCGAGGTCGGCGCAAGCATGGCCGCCGAGGTGGACGTCACGACGCAGAAGCAGCTGGTGTGCCACGCCTGTGGACACGAGACGCACGGGGCGAAGTTCTGCCCCGAGTGCGGGGTGAAGCAGGGCGCGCCGGGGACGTGCGGCGGGTGTGGTTCGGAAGTGGGGATGAACGCGAAGTTCTGCCCGGAGTGCGGCCAGCCGCGGTAG